The Carassius gibelio isolate Cgi1373 ecotype wild population from Czech Republic chromosome B22, carGib1.2-hapl.c, whole genome shotgun sequence genome window below encodes:
- the LOC127988032 gene encoding SLAM family member 5-like, with the protein MIHTFVLFCLFFCHLICVFSDTVSVTEGDSVTLNTDLTEILEDDEIVWKYGAENSLIAEINKAAGVFSTFDVPDGRFRDRLKLDRQTGSLTITNITTQHTGEYKLELRGAKLSSQIYHVSVYARLPVPVICRDCSSSSSSSQQNCSLVCSVVNVGHVTLSWYKGNSLLSSISVSDLSISLSLPLEVEYQEKNSYSCVINNPITNQTTHLDITQLCQPCSDSVHCCGFTETVIRLVLSALVGVASAAVLVYDIRSTRGRRI; encoded by the exons ATGAttcacacatttgttttgttctgtttgttcttctgtcatctgattt GTGTGTTTAGTGACACAGtgtcagtgacggagggagattcagtcactctaaacactgatcttactgaaatactTGAAGACGATGAGATAGTGTGGAAATATGGAGCTGAAAACTCTCTGATAGCTGAAATCAATAAAGCTGCTGGAGTCTTCTCCACATTTGATGTTCCTGACggtagattcagagacagactgaagctggacagacagactggatctctgaccatcacaaacatcacaactcaacacacTGGAGAATATAAACTAGAGCTGCGTGGAGCAAAACTATCATCACAAATATATCatgtttctgtctatg ctcgtctgcctgttcctgtcatctgCAGAGActgttcatcatcttcatcttcatcacagcagaattgttcactggtgtgttcagtggtgaatgtgggtcatgtgactctctcctggtacaaaggaaacagtttattgtccagcatcagtgtgtctgatctcagcatcagtctctctctacctctggaggtggaatatcaggagaaaaacagctacagctgtgtgatcaacaatcccatcacaaaccagaccacacatctggacatcactcaactctgtcaaccatgttcag ACTCTGTCCACTGTTGTGGTTTTACTGAaactgtgatccgattggtcctctctgctctggtgggcgtggcttcagcagctgttctggtttatgacatcagatccacAAGAGGAAGAAGGATCTGA